CTTATTGCTCGGTGATAAAGTACCTGAAACATTTGCAGTTATCGGAGACATCCAACTGATTTCTTATGATGATAATACAGCAAAGACAAGGGTCTATGAAGGAGATATTACATATTATGTCTGGTTTACAAAGGATATATTCGGGCAATGGAAGATACATAAGTTTTAAGTTTATTCCCCCTCCCTTGACGTGAGGGGGTTAGGGGGAGGGTGAGCTATGGAGATTTTTCGGGTGCATATATGAAAAAGAAACTATTAATTTTATTATCCTTATTTCTTATGTTCTGTTCCATATCAGTATACGCCGCAGACCCGCCTGATTCCCAATCAGACGTTGAATTAAAGAACATCTGGAACTCAATGGTCACTTCTTTAATAAAAAAAGATATTGAAAGTGCGTTAGATAATTTCACTCTTATATCAAGGTGGAAATACCATGAACAGTTTAAACAGGTATCAGACAAACTTCCTGAAATATTTTCAGGGATGCGGGATATAGAGAAGATATACATAAAAAAGGGCGAGGCAAAGTACAGGGTCAGGTTTAAAGAAAATGGAAGAGAATATACAAGTTTTATATGGTTCACGAAAGATATGCTCGGACGATGGAAGATAGATAAATTTTAAATTAAAAATTAAAAATTAAAGATAAAAAATCAAAAATCAAAAATAATCTGCAAGTAAGAGGGGTATCTCATGTATAAACAATTGAGTGTGATTATATTCTTTATTATTGTTGTGCTGTTTAACAATCTCATCAATTACAACATGGCGTATGGTTTCGGCAGCAGTTTTACTCATCCGTCAATTACGAGGTTAGCAGTAGATAATGTTGTTACTATCGGTGAAGTAGATAGGTTACTGAAACATGAATTGGATATACAGGACGGTATTGACAGCACGTTTCTGTTCCTTCGTAATGTTGATATTACTGTGCCGGATAAAGAGATTGAGAGGAATAATGATGTTGTGGGGAGTTTTGGAAGAGTTTACCCTTCAAGGTTCGATACACCTTACACCGGCAGGTATCTGGTAATATCCGGCAGTGAGGCTGAAGACCATCCGACTGAGAGGGCACAGCATCACTTTCTTGATCCGATATCAAATAAGGGCCTTGATAATAATTATTACGGAGCCGGCGTTCTTGCTGATTTTCTGGCACTCTTTTATCCATCAGCAGAACAGGGGAATGTTGGAAGATTATTCTGTTCCCTTCTCTCGATGTGTGAATCAAGCTTCAACCTCGACGGGACACCTGCGGTTGACAGGGTGGAAGGTAAGTCTTCCGCCTCGTATCCGTATAACTACTTTGCATGGCCTGATACACGCAGATACTTCTACAATGCCCTCACTGCTGCTACAAAAGAAGAGAGGGGACACTACTTTGCCATGACCTTCTTTTCCCTCGGCCACAACCTTCATATACTGGAAGACATGGGGGTTCCTGCACATACACGTAATGACTTTCTTTATGACCATATCTGGCATGGTGTTATTCAGGGGGCATATCTTGAGGGTTACCTCGAATCAGGAAAAATAACAGAGCTAATTCCCCCTCCCTTGACGGGAGGGGGGGAGGGGGAGGGTGAGCAATGGATATTTTCAAGTGAGAAGGTTTCATTCAGCAGGGTTGCCGACTTCTGGGATAATAACGGGACAAATCAAAGACCCGGCATGGCAGAATATACAAATCAGAATTTTCTAAGCGAGGGTACAGTATTCAGTCAGTATGACAAACCTGACTGGATTTCGATAGAGACTTATGAGCATGCGTCAGAAGATGGGAAAAGGGATTTAGTTCAGTATTACAGAGGAATGACTTCTGATGGTATGAATGTACCTCATCTTGCAGCAGTCGGTTTGTTACATTCTAAAATTACATTCTTAACTGATAAGGACAAGGCAAAGTACACGGCACATCTCGACCCATATAGTTATAAGGATTATTCAGAGATTCTGATACCTAAGGCAGTATCTTATGTATCCGCTCTTATGGAGTTCTTTTTCAGGGGGAGGATAGCGGTATTGAATGACGGGGCAGATGGTGTCAGGATAAAAAACATGTCTGCGGAACCGCTTAATAACGGGAGTTTTGAAATTCTCTATGATTCAACAAGCGGAACAAGAAATAAACTTGCCTCTTATGCAATTCCTGCTAATACCTCTATCCCTTCAGGAGGCGTAACAGAGAAGATTACCTTTAATAAACCTGCTGATAATACAAGTCAGGATCGTTTTGTGGTTGTGTATAAAGGCAGGCTGGGTGAGGAGGACAACGCAGTAATCGGGAAAGTTGTAAAGAAAAATATACTGTTTGTATCCAACAGAACCGGCTCTTCTGCAATATATTCAATGGACGCAGAAAACAGTGTGACGAGGCTGCTTGTCCCGAATGATAATCCATCCATTGACTATACCCATCCTGTTGCCTCTTCTGATGGAAAGGCGATTGCCTTTTATTCAAACAGAGATGGAAGTGACTCAATATGGATAATGGATACGCGTACAAGCAGTCTGATAAGAATTACAGAGGGGAGCTGGCCTGACTGGTCCCCGGACGGTAGACAGCTTGTTTATTCGAGGAAGACAAATGGTAAAGGAGATATATTTATATTTGATACAGAAAGCCTTGTTGAGACACGACTGACTTTTGATAATTACAACAACCTGTATCCCGCATGGTCGCCTGACGGGGCTTCAGTAGCCTATACCTCGCAGAGAGAGACTAAGAATGACATCATTGTTGTTGACCTGAACACACACAATGCACTAAACCTGACTGCCTCAATAGACAACTTAGACAGATGGAAACCGGCATGGTCTCCTGATGGAAAGATGATTGCTTATGAGAAACCTACAAAGATTGTATTCAGACCGGACGAACCTTTCTACGTTAATATATATTCACTTGATATTGATACCGGTATTGAAACAAACCTCACCAATGTGGAT
The sequence above is a segment of the Nitrospirota bacterium genome. Coding sequences within it:
- a CDS encoding PD40 domain-containing protein yields the protein MYKQLSVIIFFIIVVLFNNLINYNMAYGFGSSFTHPSITRLAVDNVVTIGEVDRLLKHELDIQDGIDSTFLFLRNVDITVPDKEIERNNDVVGSFGRVYPSRFDTPYTGRYLVISGSEAEDHPTERAQHHFLDPISNKGLDNNYYGAGVLADFLALFYPSAEQGNVGRLFCSLLSMCESSFNLDGTPAVDRVEGKSSASYPYNYFAWPDTRRYFYNALTAATKEERGHYFAMTFFSLGHNLHILEDMGVPAHTRNDFLYDHIWHGVIQGAYLEGYLESGKITELIPPPLTGGGEGEGEQWIFSSEKVSFSRVADFWDNNGTNQRPGMAEYTNQNFLSEGTVFSQYDKPDWISIETYEHASEDGKRDLVQYYRGMTSDGMNVPHLAAVGLLHSKITFLTDKDKAKYTAHLDPYSYKDYSEILIPKAVSYVSALMEFFFRGRIAVLNDGADGVRIKNMSAEPLNNGSFEILYDSTSGTRNKLASYAIPANTSIPSGGVTEKITFNKPADNTSQDRFVVVYKGRLGEEDNAVIGKVVKKNILFVSNRTGSSAIYSMDAENSVTRLLVPNDNPSIDYTHPVASSDGKAIAFYSNRDGSDSIWIMDTRTSSLIRITEGSWPDWSPDGRQLVYSRKTNGKGDIFIFDTESLVETRLTFDNYNNLYPAWSPDGASVAYTSQRETKNDIIVVDLNTHNALNLTASIDNLDRWKPAWSPDGKMIAYEKPTKIVFRPDEPFYVNIYSLDIDTGIETNLTNVDSNNKSYGVWNGTPRWMNNNSLIIESNVSGDAWSDLWLIDGNGAGFMKRLTDTPGHDGYPFVW